The Spirochaetaceae bacterium genome window below encodes:
- a CDS encoding plasmid stabilization protein has protein sequence MASITIRNLDDDVKTQLRIRAAGNGRSMEEEARRILREAVGPKRRTSNLARAIRSRFAPLGGVELELPPREPAREPPRFE, from the coding sequence ATGGCGAGCATCACGATCCGCAATCTCGACGACGACGTGAAGACGCAGTTGCGCATCCGGGCGGCAGGCAACGGCCGTTCCATGGAAGAGGAAGCGCGGCGCATTCTGCGCGAGGCGGTTGGGCCCAAGAGGCGGACCTCGAACCTCGCGCGCGCCATCCGTTCGCGGTTCGCGCCCCTCGGTGGAGTAGAGCTGGAATTGCCGCCGCGCGAGCCGGCCCGCGAGCCACCTCGTTTCGAGTGA
- a CDS encoding type II toxin-antitoxin system VapC family toxin, translated as MYVLDTNVVSELMRPEPAQAVEAWVAGQPAGNLFFSAVGEAELRYGVAIMPEGRRRNQVGAEVEAVLSEDFEGRVLPFESRAARFYAVIAAECRAAGRPAAQADCQIAAIARARGMAVATRNVRHFEHMGIDVTDPWEDE; from the coding sequence ATGTACGTGCTCGACACCAATGTCGTTTCGGAGCTGATGCGGCCGGAGCCGGCTCAGGCCGTCGAGGCCTGGGTCGCTGGGCAGCCGGCAGGGAACCTGTTCTTTTCCGCAGTGGGAGAGGCGGAGTTGCGTTACGGGGTTGCCATCATGCCGGAGGGCCGGCGCCGGAACCAGGTCGGCGCGGAGGTCGAAGCCGTGTTGAGCGAAGATTTCGAGGGCCGAGTGCTGCCGTTCGAAAGTCGCGCGGCACGTTTCTATGCGGTGATTGCCGCCGAGTGCCGCGCCGCCGGACGTCCCGCCGCGCAAGCCGATTGCCAGATCGCCGCTATCGCGCGGGCACGCGGCATGGCGGTAGCCACGCGCAACGTTCGCCACTTCGAACACATGGGCATCGACGTGACCGACCCGTGGGAGGACGAATGA
- a CDS encoding ABC transporter substrate-binding protein codes for MRRIGVFSPLATFAALLLSGATAWAGAASEPEEQASGTMAATGMYNEAPMLAKLVAGGELPPVDDRLPEVPKVHYMIESVGRYGGELRAFAVTDNIWENDLQGQFGSSLFRRPIDNPFGVEGDLAQGYEINGDRTAMTILLRKGLKWSDGTPYTSEDIRFMLEDYRWHPDLRGGSTYYGVDSVEVVDDYTIRLHSPDGLGDIPLILTAWRGGFRMVFTPSEYMKQFHVDYNADAQKTAAENGFDSWTDYFQNRINDAPLRNTDKPQVEPWELTQITDTIKVMERNPYFWRVDPDGNQLPYIDRVVIQIVNPEVYQLKVSGGDASIAYYRTSLDNLPLYMAGADAGDYRVILYRSHSTAWMKYFTVGRFNKDPVIRELFSDLDFRHALSVALNRDEINNVIYQGLGVPGVIAPLSSVSFYQEGWRTDWAQYDPDLANQLLDKVGLDQRDAEGFRMLPDGRPFNFVIDYGADRWTAELELYVEQYRDVGIRTVIRLGDARSYSDRRWQGEGMGWVHNNPIVPQAGERQLIEDFFTWDQQFDAWKLWIGSHANAVRSTLPEGAILPAGWQLLPPVPSWEYVGSRGRAAEEPPLHWKEWRALKDRWLNMEHGSDEFIAAGIEIFDYVVKDFGIIGAVGEVPSVIVAKNDLGNVVTEDIWPGTGVADLLMQSWMDQLYWKK; via the coding sequence ATGAGACGGATTGGAGTCTTCTCGCCGCTGGCCACGTTCGCGGCCCTGCTGCTGTCGGGGGCGACCGCGTGGGCAGGCGCAGCGTCCGAGCCAGAGGAACAGGCGTCCGGCACGATGGCCGCCACGGGCATGTACAACGAAGCCCCCATGCTGGCCAAGCTGGTCGCCGGCGGCGAACTACCACCGGTCGATGACCGGCTGCCTGAAGTGCCCAAGGTGCACTACATGATCGAGAGCGTCGGCCGATATGGCGGCGAGCTGCGCGCCTTTGCCGTTACCGACAACATCTGGGAGAACGACCTGCAGGGGCAGTTCGGTTCCTCCCTGTTCCGCCGGCCGATCGACAATCCGTTCGGCGTGGAGGGCGACCTGGCGCAGGGCTACGAGATCAACGGCGACCGCACCGCCATGACCATCCTGCTGCGCAAGGGGCTGAAGTGGTCAGACGGCACGCCGTATACGTCGGAGGACATCCGCTTCATGCTGGAGGATTACCGCTGGCATCCCGACCTGCGCGGCGGCTCCACCTACTACGGCGTCGACTCGGTGGAGGTGGTCGACGACTACACGATCCGTCTGCACAGCCCCGACGGGCTGGGCGACATACCGTTGATCCTGACCGCCTGGCGCGGCGGATTCCGCATGGTCTTCACGCCGTCGGAGTACATGAAGCAGTTTCACGTCGACTACAATGCCGACGCGCAGAAGACGGCCGCCGAAAACGGCTTCGACAGTTGGACCGACTACTTTCAGAATCGCATCAACGACGCCCCGCTGCGCAACACCGACAAGCCCCAGGTCGAGCCGTGGGAGCTGACCCAGATCACCGACACGATCAAGGTGATGGAGCGCAATCCCTACTTCTGGAGGGTCGATCCCGACGGCAACCAGCTCCCCTACATAGACCGGGTCGTGATCCAGATCGTCAATCCCGAGGTCTATCAACTGAAGGTGAGCGGCGGCGATGCATCAATCGCATACTATCGCACCAGTCTGGACAACCTGCCCCTGTACATGGCCGGAGCCGACGCCGGCGACTACCGGGTTATCCTCTACCGCAGCCACTCCACCGCCTGGATGAAGTACTTCACGGTCGGCAGATTCAACAAGGATCCGGTGATCCGCGAGCTGTTCTCCGACCTCGACTTCCGCCATGCGCTGTCGGTGGCGCTCAACCGGGACGAGATCAACAACGTGATCTACCAGGGACTGGGCGTGCCGGGCGTCATCGCGCCGCTTTCGAGCGTGTCGTTTTACCAGGAAGGATGGCGCACCGATTGGGCACAGTACGATCCGGACCTCGCCAATCAACTGCTCGACAAGGTGGGACTGGACCAGCGCGACGCGGAAGGCTTCCGGATGCTGCCCGACGGGCGCCCGTTCAACTTCGTCATCGACTACGGCGCCGACCGCTGGACCGCGGAGCTGGAACTGTACGTGGAGCAGTACCGCGACGTCGGCATTCGCACCGTGATTCGGCTCGGCGATGCGCGCTCGTACAGTGATCGGCGCTGGCAGGGCGAGGGAATGGGCTGGGTTCACAACAACCCGATTGTTCCGCAGGCGGGCGAGCGCCAGTTGATCGAGGACTTCTTTACCTGGGACCAGCAGTTCGACGCCTGGAAGCTGTGGATCGGGTCGCACGCCAATGCGGTGCGCTCGACGCTTCCCGAGGGCGCCATTCTGCCGGCCGGGTGGCAACTGCTGCCGCCCGTACCAAGCTGGGAGTACGTCGGCAGCCGCGGCCGCGCCGCGGAGGAGCCGCCGCTGCACTGGAAGGAGTGGCGGGCGCTCAAGGACCGCTGGTTGAACATGGAGCATGGCTCGGATGAATTCATCGCAGCGGGTATCGAGATCTTCGACTACGTGGTGAAGGACTTTGGAATCATCGGGGCTGTCGGCGAGGTTCCGTCGGTGATTGTTGCCAAGAACGATCTTGGCAACGTCGTTACCGAGGACATCTGGCCGGGCACCGGGGTCGCCGACCTGCTGATGCAGTCCTGGATGGACCAGCTCTACTGGAAGAAGTAG
- a CDS encoding ABC transporter permease produces MSQAEEAYFVASQRQLIWRKFRRHRLARLGAAVIATFVVLAVFAEFWSPYDIYERHSDLVHLPPQRVRLLHEGKLHRPFVYAVTSERSTKTFFLEFSEDRSQRYPVRFFVRGSDYKLLGLIPSNIHFFGVDEPGVIHLLGTESIGRDVLSRILYATRVSLSVGLVGIAISFILGCFLGGVSGYFGGAADMIIQRLIEFLQNIPQIPLWMALSAALPPVWPIIRVYFGITIILSIFGWTGLARVVRGKLLATREEDYVLAAKIAGSGEPRILVRHLLPSFTSYLIVSITLAIPQMILGETALSFLGIGMRPPAVSWGVLLQQAQNIRSVTLYPWLIIPALLVVLTVLAFNFLGDGLRDAADPYK; encoded by the coding sequence TTGAGCCAGGCCGAGGAGGCGTACTTCGTCGCATCTCAACGGCAGCTCATCTGGCGCAAGTTCCGCCGCCACCGGTTGGCGAGACTCGGGGCCGCGGTGATCGCGACATTCGTGGTCTTGGCCGTATTCGCGGAGTTCTGGTCGCCCTACGACATCTACGAACGGCACTCCGACCTGGTCCATCTTCCGCCGCAACGAGTGAGACTGTTGCACGAAGGGAAACTGCACCGTCCGTTCGTCTACGCTGTCACCAGCGAACGCAGCACGAAGACCTTTTTCCTCGAGTTTTCGGAGGACCGGTCGCAGCGCTACCCGGTACGGTTCTTTGTTCGCGGCTCGGACTACAAGTTGCTCGGCCTCATTCCGAGCAACATCCACTTCTTCGGCGTGGACGAGCCGGGCGTGATCCACCTGTTGGGTACCGAGAGCATCGGCAGGGACGTGCTGTCCCGGATTCTGTACGCAACGCGCGTGTCGCTGAGCGTCGGCCTGGTGGGGATCGCGATCAGTTTCATCCTGGGTTGTTTCCTGGGCGGAGTGTCAGGCTACTTCGGTGGAGCCGCAGACATGATCATCCAGCGACTCATCGAGTTCCTCCAGAACATTCCGCAGATCCCGCTGTGGATGGCGCTGAGCGCCGCGCTGCCGCCGGTATGGCCGATCATTCGGGTGTACTTCGGGATCACCATAATCTTGTCGATCTTCGGCTGGACCGGACTGGCGCGAGTGGTGCGCGGGAAGCTGCTTGCCACCAGGGAAGAAGACTACGTGCTGGCGGCCAAGATTGCGGGGTCCGGGGAGCCTCGCATACTGGTGCGCCATCTGCTGCCGTCCTTCACCAGCTACCTGATCGTCAGCATCACCCTTGCCATCCCGCAGATGATACTGGGAGAGACCGCGCTCAGCTTTCTGGGCATCGGAATGCGGCCGCCGGCGGTGAGCTGGGGAGTCCTCCTGCAGCAGGCGCAGAACATCCGCTCGGTCACGCTGTATCCGTGGCTTATCATCCCGGCGCTGCTCGTGGTACTCACCGTGCTTGCATTCAACTTCCTCGGCGACGGCCTGCGCGATGCGGCGGATCCCTACAAGTGA
- a CDS encoding ABC transporter permease, whose product MVSYIVRRLVYMVFVLVAISMVAFVIIQLPPGDYVTNMIDNMRLRGERVTDELIELLARRYGLDMPLHQQYLRWAWRILQGDFGRSMEYQRPVSQLIGDRLTLTVIISMTTLVFTYVMAIPIGIYSATRQYSVGDYLWTLFGFVGLATPNFLLAMILMLFFSSTFGMDVGGLFSVEYELSAWSIAKVWDLIKHLPIPIVVLGTAGTAGLIRVLRASLLDELAKNYVVTAQAKGLPESRLIFKYPVRIALNPIISQVSNLLPAIVSGSTITSIVLNLPTVGPLLFGALQAQDMHLAAALVLMVSTLGVIGTLISDILLAIVDPRIRLEK is encoded by the coding sequence GTGGTAAGCTACATCGTTCGCCGTTTGGTGTACATGGTCTTCGTGCTGGTGGCGATTTCGATGGTCGCGTTCGTGATTATCCAGCTTCCACCGGGTGACTACGTGACCAACATGATCGACAACATGAGGCTGCGCGGCGAGCGGGTGACCGACGAGTTGATCGAGCTGCTGGCAAGGCGCTACGGCCTCGACATGCCGCTCCATCAGCAGTACCTCAGGTGGGCGTGGCGCATCCTGCAGGGCGACTTCGGCCGCAGCATGGAGTATCAGCGGCCGGTTTCGCAACTGATCGGCGACCGGCTCACCCTTACCGTGATCATCTCCATGACCACCCTGGTATTCACCTACGTCATGGCAATACCGATCGGCATCTACTCCGCTACCAGGCAGTACTCGGTGGGCGACTACCTATGGACTCTGTTCGGTTTCGTCGGCCTGGCTACGCCCAACTTCCTGCTCGCGATGATCCTGATGCTGTTCTTCTCCAGCACCTTCGGGATGGATGTCGGCGGGTTGTTCTCGGTCGAGTACGAGTTGTCGGCCTGGAGCATCGCCAAGGTCTGGGACCTGATCAAGCACCTGCCCATCCCCATTGTAGTCCTGGGCACAGCCGGCACCGCCGGCCTGATCCGCGTCCTTCGTGCCTCGCTGCTCGATGAGCTTGCCAAGAACTACGTGGTGACGGCGCAAGCCAAGGGCCTTCCGGAATCGCGCCTGATCTTCAAGTATCCGGTGCGTATCGCGCTGAACCCGATCATCAGCCAGGTCTCCAACCTGCTGCCCGCGATTGTGTCCGGCTCGACCATTACATCGATCGTCCTCAACCTGCCGACCGTCGGCCCGCTTCTGTTCGGTGCGCTGCAGGCACAGGACATGCACCTGGCCGCTGCCCTGGTACTGATGGTGAGTACGCTGGGCGTGATCGGCACCCTGATCTCGGACATCCTCCTGGCGATCGTGGATCCACGGATAAGGCTCGAAAAATGA